Within the Thermosynechococcaceae cyanobacterium Okahandja genome, the region CATCAATCACCAGCGCTGGGCGAATCTCTTGGGCTTCCACAAGGCGTAACAGCGGTTCGAGGGCAGAATAATCACTACTAATGACAAAAATAGCGGTTGGATGCCGGCGGGCTAAGGTTTCCACGCCAAAGGCAATGCGTGACTTGCCCTGCTGTGGCCGGATAAAGGTTTCGGCACCGCAGTAGATGGGATTGGCAAAGCTCTCTTGGGTCTGTGGCAATAGCCCCACCTGCACCATCGTTACATCGACCACAATTGGCGCATGGGCGGCCAAGGCGGCGACCCCCGACTGGAGCGCCTGCTCAGAGTAAAGAATTAAGTTAAGGTACTCTGGATCTCCTGTGGCATAGACGACCCGCCGCACAACATCGTACTCCGCCGGACTCAGGGTATGCCCAGCTAACCGTTGATCAATGAGTCGCAGTTGAGCCACATCGGACTGATGCCATTCCATGCAGGTTGACCGCAAAGGGGAAAGGACTAATCACTATAGCAACAAACGTTTCACCTCACCAGCGGTGGCAGTTGGCTGCTACCCCTCAGTTTACGGCTTGAGAGTTGCGTTTCATGCAGCTTGTGAATCGATCCACGATCCCAAGGAGACTGGTATGCTGGAGGCAGTGTTGTCACATGTTGCCACTGTGTCTCAAACTCTTTGTCCTGTTCCGGTGGATCAGCGCCCCATTAATGAGTACCGCGATTTGCAGGGGTCTTGGTTTTTTCGCTGGTCTATTCAACCTTTGCCCCGCTTTCAACGCCGCTTAGCCCTCCTGTGGAGCCTCGGGTGCCTCGTGAGCGGCCCGTTGGCGATCGCCAGTGTGAATGGTCAGGCCAACCCCCTGAAGGTGGCGGTGGCGGCAATTCTGGGAGCCAATTTATGGGCATTACTGATTCTGGTGCGGTTGCTCCTAGGTTGGACCTACGTGGGCGATCGCTTGCAGCGTCCCACCGTCATCTACGAAGAAACGGGCTGGTACGATGGTCAAGAGTGGCCAAAGCCGGAAACCGACCTGAACCAAGATCGGCTCATTTACACCTACGAATTACTGCCGATTTTGCAGCGGCTGCGGGTAACAGTGACGGCATTTGTCCTTTTTTCCGTTGGCCTCATTGTGCTCTGGGCATGGTCGTAGCCCTCCCCAGCGTTTATGGTGTCCTGAACAAATAACCTATGGCCAAACGAACCCAGTCTCCTGCCCTTGAGGTCTGTTTATTACGCGAAGGTATTGTTGAATCTACCCACCATGCCCATGGGGTTGTCTGTGATGCCCGTGGACGCATTCTGGCGCTAGCGGGAAATGCCGAAACGGCCGCCTTTATCCGCTCGGCCTTAAAACCCCTACAAGCCCTCGCGGTGACCACCACCGGCACGATGGAGCGGTTTG harbors:
- a CDS encoding precorrin-8X methylmutase — protein: MEWHQSDVAQLRLIDQRLAGHTLSPAEYDVVRRVVYATGDPEYLNLILYSEQALQSGVAALAAHAPIVVDVTMVQVGLLPQTQESFANPIYCGAETFIRPQQGKSRIAFGVETLARRHPTAIFVISSDYSALEPLLRLVEAQEIRPALVIDAAPNFAPPILERLQKSWVPHITVKGTKGGVAVATAIMTSLIQLAWTAYGDPPTP
- a CDS encoding CGLD27 family protein, with the translated sequence MSQTLCPVPVDQRPINEYRDLQGSWFFRWSIQPLPRFQRRLALLWSLGCLVSGPLAIASVNGQANPLKVAVAAILGANLWALLILVRLLLGWTYVGDRLQRPTVIYEETGWYDGQEWPKPETDLNQDRLIYTYELLPILQRLRVTVTAFVLFSVGLIVLWAWS